From the Paenibacillus sp. R14(2021) genome, the window CGTTTCCCATAACCGAATTTCCTCGATCCGGACGACGGGATAATGCCCCTCTTCAACAAGCGCCTCATGCATTTGCTCGTACATCCACACAACCATATTCTCGGCGGTCGTGTTCATCGGCGGAAGCACTTCATTCAAATAACGGTGATCCAGCTTGTCGATAATCCGTTCCTTGGCGATGCGCTTCATATCGGCAAAATCGATCGTCAGGCCGCGCTTGTCGGTCGTACCGGACAAAATCGTTTGTAGCTTATACGTATGGCCGTGCAAACTCTTGCACTTGCCCTCATATTGATGCAGATGATGCGCGCTGTCAAAAGTATATTCCTTGGAAACGAGCACCCGCCGGTTGTGATAGCGGAGCTGATGCTCCTCAATATCGACACCGAACTGCTGAATATGCTTCGGAATCTCGTACGTCACGTTTCACACCTTCCCCTTCTTACCAATCGAACAATTGCAATATGCAATTATAGCATAACGCGAGGCCTGTATCCATAGAACCAAATTTTTGTCATCAGGCTCATGCGGCAGGTCCATTTTCATCGTCTTTTCCTGTCAAATCTCCAAATATCCGTTCATGATCGTAACGGCTCTCCCCGTCATCAGCACGCGATCGCCTGTTACCTCGATGGTAAGCTCTCCGCCTCTTGAGGATGCCTGATAAGCGTTCAACACGTTCTTGCGAAGTCTGCGCTGCCAATATGGTCCAAGCGCACAATGCGCGGAGCCGGTCACAGGATCTTCGTTAATACCGGAAGCCGGATAGAAGGCTCGCGATACGAAATCATAAGGTGTCCCTTCCGCATTCGAATCGGCACGGCTCGTCACGATGACGCCACGGGCTTGAACCCGCGCCAGCATTGCAAAATCCGGCTGCAGCGTTCTTACCGTGTCCTCCCTGTCCACTTCGACCAAATAATCCATCCGGTTCCGTCCGATGAAGCGCGGAATCAGCCCGAGTCCTTGAATCAGCTCCTCAGGTGCCGTCAGCGGCGCAGCCGGCTCCGCCGGGAAATCGAGCGTAACGCCGCTGCTTGTCAGATCTGCCTTCAGCAGGCCGCTCAGCGTCTGGAACCGCGCTTGTTCATCAGGCCGCAGCAGGCCGTTCGTCCATAAATAATGGCTGCTTGCGAGCGTCGCATGCCCGCAAAGCTCCACCTCCACCGTAGGCGTAAACCAGCGCAGGCCATAACTGCCATCTTCCCGCCGCTCCAGAAATGCCGTTTCAGACAAATTCATCTCGGCTGCCGCCAGCTGCATCCATTCGGCATTCTTCGGTTCATCCAAGAGACAGACCGCAGCGGGATTCCCCCGAAACGGAACGGACGTGAACGCATCGATGATTGCAATCGGTGTTTTCATCTGCATCCTTCTTTCATGGTTCGAATGACCTAGGTCGGCTGCTATTCTTCCGTCAGCGTTCTTGCCGCTTGCCTGCGGCCCCGGTTAACGATAACGATACCCGCGCTGACTAGCGCTAAAGCCGCCAAGACGGCCGCGGACAACGCTTCATGAAGAAACAACGCCGACTGCAGGACGCCAAACACGGGAATGAGAAACAAATACATCGAAACACTGCCGACCCGGTTATATTTCATGACATTGTTCCACAGCGTGAATGCCAGCGCGGAAACGACTGCCAGATGCAGCAGCATAAGCAGCCCAATACCGTCAAAATGAAACGGCGTCCAGCCTACCCCGCCTGCAGCGATTAAACTGAGCACAATGCCGCCGAGCAGCATCTGATACCCGTTAATGTAGGAAACGCTGAGCGTTGCCGCTGCCCGTTTAGACAAGAGGTTGGCAAACGCGTTGAAGAGCGTTGCGGCCATGAGCAGCAGCTCCCCTGCCGAGAAATGCAAGCCGCCGGCTCCGCCGTCATGCTTAGCTATGCCAAGCACAAGCAGGCCGATAAATCCGACCAGCAGACCGGCTCCTTTGGCGCCACTAATACGGTCGTCCCTGTAAATGAAATGGGCCAGTACGATTTGAAAGAACGAGATCGTTCCCGAAATAACCGCTCCGGCAACGCCTGCGCTCATCGATAAGCCAGCATAGAAGAAGGTATATTGCAGCACGGTTTGGAGCATGGCAATCGACGAGACCATCCCCCCGCTGCCGCGTTGATAACGAAGGCTTTCTCGTCGAATGACCATATACGCCAAAATAAGCAGCCCGGCCAGCGTAAACCGATAACCGGCAAACAACAGCTGCTGCAGCGTATCCGAAGAACCGATGCCAAGTCTGGCGTAACTAAGCTTAATAAATGGATATGAGCTTCCCCAGAGCAAAGTTGCACTGACGGAAGCTCCAAAAATGCCAAGCGGATGCGTGAAAAATTTAGCTGCTGTCATAATCTTCCTTACTTTGTGACTTTAGTGTTCGTCAATCGGAATAAGCAGCTCTACTTGTTCCTCCTCCAAATGTTCATCAATGTAGAAGATTTCCAAGGAAACGGCGTTATCCCGCTTCTTTATGTTCTGCTCGTTCATCCAAGCGGTCAGCTGCTCGTAACCCTCGCCGATTCTTTTGTTCGTACAGACGGCCATTGCGTATGTTCGCATTGGAATCGAGAATTGCACCATGCCTTTGGGCAGCTGCTCCAAATGCGGAGCTTCGAAGCAAGCCCAATACGTAGCAAATACCTCATTGCCGAAATACGGACTGTAGAGCACATTTGCTTTCACGTCACCGTTAATTTCATGCTTTCTGGAGAGAAAGTCACTCTGCAGACGGATGGCTTCATCCGGAAATGTGGAATAGGGACCGCAATAGCTGATACCAACCATATTAATCGCAGGTTTGGTAATCAATGAGCAATTGTTCATCGCGAATGACCTCCCGCAGGAAATTGCGAAACGCAGGTTGACCCGATATCAGTTTACCATGTTTGACCGGACGTTTGGAATGCAATAATTGCGTATGGATTGTAAACGACTTGCCGGAAATAAAAAGACATCCTTTCGCGTGGAAAAGAATGCCTCCTTCTACTCTATTTAGCTTTGCTGTACAACATGCGTAAGCTCATGACTGAGCAGTTGAATGCCGCTTGCCGTATCCGGCTTAAATTCGCCTTGTCGGAAATAAATATCCGAACCCGTGGTAAATGCACGCGCGCCTACCTGTTTGGCCAGCTGGTCTGCCGCATTGTCCGTATGAATGGACACCTTGCTGAAATCCGCCTTGAACGAAGCTTCCAACTTCTTGCGAAGCGCATCCGGCAGCGGCTGTCCTTTGCCGCGGGATTCATCGATCGCCGCCTCCACCTTCGGACCGGCATCCTCCGGAGCTCCTTCGGCCTCCCGCTGAATGACCGCGAACGGATCGCGCTTCAGCTGCAGCTCCTCTTCTTCCGATTCGCCCTGTTCCATCCGCTGCAGCACGCCTGCGCTGTCTGGCTTCAGCTGCAGCTCCTCTTCCTCCGATTCGCCCTGCTCCATCCGCTGCAGCACGCCTGCGCTATCCGGCTTCAGCTGGAGCTCCTCTTCTTCCGATTCGCCCTGCTCCATCCGCTGCAGGACGCCTGCGCTATCCGGCTTCAGCTGTAGCTCCTCTTCCTCCGATTCGCCCTGTTCCATCCGCTGCAGGACGCCGGCGCTGTCCGACTTCAGCTGCAGCTCCTCTTCCTCCGATTCGCCCTGCTCCATCCGTTGAACGGGTTCGTCGCTCTTGCCGGAAGAGGCTTGAAGATCGTTCGCAACGCGAAACGACACCTGGTCCGCTTCTAATTCATAGGCATCCGTCGGTTGATTGATCGTCATCTTGGCCATGATCGGCTGCCGTCCGCCTGCTCCAATGAATTGACCTGCAGCTTGGTTGCCTACTGAACGCTGCAAGGCATGCATCTCAGCAGCTTGAAGCGGCGCTCCGCTTGCCAGCGCTCGCTGCAAAGGTGCATATGGGTTGGATTTGGAGCGAAGAGCAGCTTGTCCCTTGTAGCTGCTCTTGTCCATTTTCCGGATGGATTTACCCGAACCGAATGTTTTCACGATTACAGCCTCCTCGTATCGACACCATTCACGTACTTTTGCTACTAATATACCATATTTTAGCGAGTATGTACGAGATGCGCGCAACAATAGTCACAGGCATGGCATGAACGAATACAAAAAACCGCCCTGTCTGGAAACAGACAAAGCGGTATTTCTCACCTATCGTCTAACGGATCCGTGTGGATCGATCACGAACTTCTTGGATGCGCCTTGATCGAACTCCGCATACGCGGCTGGGGCTTGATCTATTGAAATCAGCGTCGCGTTGACGGCTTTGGCGATCTGTGCTCTGCCGCTCAGAATAGCGCTCATCAACTCGCGGTTATACTGCATTACCGGCGTTTGGCCCGTGACAAACGTATGCGATTTGGCCCAGCCGAGCCCGAAACGGATCTTGAGCGTGCCAATCTTGGCATCCTCGTCCACAGCACCCGGATCCCCGGTGACGTACAGCCCCGGTATGCCCAATCTGCCTCCTGCACGGGTCACTTCCATGATGGAATTAAGCACCGTAGCCGGCGCTTCGCCGTGCGCTTTACCGTGACCATGCGCTTCGAAGCCCACGCAGTCAATCGCGCAATCCACCTCGGGCACGCCAAGAATTTGGTCAATTTGCTCAGCGAGATTCGGATGCTCGCGCAGATTAACCGTCTCGCACCCGAAGCTGCGTGCTTGGGCAAGACGCTCGCTGTTCAAATCGCCGACGATGACGACCGAGGCGCCGAGCAGCTGTGCCGAATGGGCAGCCGCAAGTCCGACCGGTCCAGCGCCAGCGACATAGACGGTTGAACCCGGTCTCACCCCTGCGCTAACCGCGCCATGGTAGCCCGTCGGGAATATATCCGAGAGCATCGTCAGATCAAGAATCTTCTCCATCGCGCGATCCTTATCCGGAAATTTAAGCAGCTGGAAATCCGCATAAGGTACCATAACATACTCGGATTGGCCGCCTATCCAGCCGCCCATGTCCACGTAGCCATAAGCTGAGCCCGGTCGGTCCGGGTTGACATTGGAACAGACATTGGTATTGCGTTCTTTGCAATTTCGGCAGCGTCCGCATGCGATGTTAAACGGCACGGACACCAGATCGCCTTTCTTTATAAATTCAACGTCGCGGCCGACTTCGATGACTTCGCCCGTAATTTCATGGCCGAGCACTAAGCCGCTCGGAGCCGTCGTCCGGCCGCGAACCATATGCTGGTCGCTGCCGCAAATATTCGTCGTTATGACTTTCAAAATAACGCCATGCTCACATTTTCTGCCGACATTGAGCGGGTTGACACCTGGTCCGTCCCGCAGAATCAATTCCGGGTACGAGATATCGCGAACCGCTACTTTACCGGATTCCACATAGACTACCGCACGATTTCCTGACATGGTTTCAGTCTCTCCTCCGTGATCCATAGATTGGGCTGCCTCGTTCTTCACTCCTCATTGTAATCGCTTCCAGTTGGAAAAGCTATCCTTACTTTTGTTTATTCTTCCATCCGAGAGGAAGTAAAAAAAAGAGGCTGCTAAGCGCGCAGCCTTTCCGATTCTGTGTCAGGCAGGCGTCCGGCAATCGCTTGCTCCAGCATGCGGACTCTAGAGAGCGATGCTTTCAACAAACCTATGCCGATCTCAGGGTGAAGTCGAATCAGCTTTGCCATCTCCTCGCCTACCAAGGACAAGATACGTACATCCACGGATGCCCGGGCAGTCGCGGTTGCCGGCGTTCCATCGAGTGCGGAGGTTTCGCCGAAGACATCCCGAACCCCAAGCTCCGCAATAACTCCACCTTGGCTTCCTCCGCTCACGAGCTGCACGGTGCCCTCTACGATGACACCAAGTTTCGCATTGGCTTGCGACGCGGTGACTAGCCGTGACCCAGCAGCGTGCGTTTCCTCCACGGCCACGCCGGCAATATAACCGAGCTCCTCTAGCGATAGATCGCTGAAGAATGGCACCTGCTTGAGGAAAACGACTTTATCCAGCATGCCCATCAGCTTATGCTCGCTCATTCCTGCTTCCTCCTTCTGCCGCAGCGCCTCAGATGCCAGCAATTGCAGCCACATATCTTGTTGAGCCGCCGCTGCGCGAAGGACAACATTTGCCTCCTCCGCTGACGGCAGCTCTGGAGCCGCGTCCTGCCAGACTTCCAGCAGCGTAATCAAGGCTCCACTCATACGTTTGTCGGCGGCTCCTTCCATGAGCGCCTCCAATCCGCTTTCCCGTATCTCTTCATCCGAATCTTCAACGGCACGTCTAACCGACTGGATCACGTCTTCTTCGCCCAGTCTTGCCATGACAAGCCATACGCCTCCGAGCACGAATCCCATGAGCTCTGTAAGCCGCATGCGGGCCAGCTCTGCCCGATCGGTGCGTTCATGAAGCAGCAGTGCGGATTCGATCTCGCGGTGCTTGCGCAGCTCCGCCAGCTTTGACAAGCAAGCCGGAATAAGGATTTCCTGGCATTGCGATTCATCCATCAGGCGTGCGAGGACTCGAACAGCTGCGCTCCACACCTTCGGCTGAGACTGCTCGATGACAAGCAGCAGCGTCTCGATCACGCCGCCGCCCATATCGATTAAGGCTTCAATCGTCACCTCGTACAGCGCTGGCTCCGCCCATTCCAGCTGCTCCAGCAGCCAAGGCACGACTTCATTATGCTGAAGCTTTCCCATGCAGGCAATCGCGGCAGCGCGGACAGCCGGATCAAATTCGCCGAGCAGCACTTCGACGTCCTGCAGGAAGCTGTACATTCCCAGGTCCGCGATCACCCGGCACATATACACCGCAGGCTCGCCGCCTTCTTTCAAATATCGCTGAATGACCTCGTAGCAGGCCTCGAAGCTCTGTTCGTTTTGTAAAAAGTAGAGCGCCTTTACCGCCTCTGCGACGACTTTCGGATTGGCATCCAGCAGCTTCAAGCGGATGAAATAGACCGCCTGATGGGACATATGGGAAGCGCGGCCTAGCAGCCGCACCCCTTCCGCGCGCACCTCGTAATCAGGGTCCTCCAGAAACGAAGCCACCTTCACCAACGCCTGAAGCTCCGCGCGCTCCAAATTCATCGCCCGCAGCGATGCGATGCGAATCCTCGCACTACGATCATCAACGAGCTTCAAGAGTGGTGCTAGATAAGAAGCATCCCGCGTTCGCCCAATCAATCCAAGCGCAATTTCTTTGGAATAATCGTTAGGCGATTCAAGCAGCTGGCCAAGGAGCAGCGCCGAACGCCCTTCGCGCATAAACTCGTCGAACGCAGCGTCTAGGTCATGACCGGAATCCGTCATCTGCTGAACGCTGCGAACCAACTCGCGAATGTAGAAATACCGGCCGACATAAGCCAAGCCGACGAGACAGACAGCACCTGCGGCGCCATACCAGGCAAGCGTTTGAAGCTGCATGCCGAGACCGGCATGCAACGCCTGCAGCAGCGCGCCGATCAGAATGCCCGCCGACGCGGCAATCCCCTGTGCGACATAACGATAACCGTCCCGCTGCCGAATGGGCAGCAGCTTGAAAAACAATTGATTGGCCGGTTCGGCAAAATAATAAAGCAGCAGGTAGAGGAACATGTAACCGACGGACAAGGCATATATAATGACGCTTGTCCCGAACGTAATCGCCGCAAGCAGAAATCCGCATGTGAAGACGATCGCAATGACCGGAAGCATGTTGCTTTGCCCCAGCCAGTTCATAATACGGGCGGACAGCAGCTGGAGTAGGAATGCGGCAGTAAACAACAGCGTCGTTATAAGTCCGAAGAACGAACCGAAAGACGCTTCCGTCGGA encodes:
- a CDS encoding PhzF family phenazine biosynthesis protein, with amino-acid sequence MKTPIAIIDAFTSVPFRGNPAAVCLLDEPKNAEWMQLAAAEMNLSETAFLERREDGSYGLRWFTPTVEVELCGHATLASSHYLWTNGLLRPDEQARFQTLSGLLKADLTSSGVTLDFPAEPAAPLTAPEELIQGLGLIPRFIGRNRMDYLVEVDREDTVRTLQPDFAMLARVQARGVIVTSRADSNAEGTPYDFVSRAFYPASGINEDPVTGSAHCALGPYWQRRLRKNVLNAYQASSRGGELTIEVTGDRVLMTGRAVTIMNGYLEI
- a CDS encoding DUF4157 domain-containing protein, whose product is MKTFGSGKSIRKMDKSSYKGQAALRSKSNPYAPLQRALASGAPLQAAEMHALQRSVGNQAAGQFIGAGGRQPIMAKMTINQPTDAYELEADQVSFRVANDLQASSGKSDEPVQRMEQGESEEEELQLKSDSAGVLQRMEQGESEEEELQLKPDSAGVLQRMEQGESEEEELQLKPDSAGVLQRMEQGESEEEELQLKPDSAGVLQRMEQGESEEEELQLKRDPFAVIQREAEGAPEDAGPKVEAAIDESRGKGQPLPDALRKKLEASFKADFSKVSIHTDNAADQLAKQVGARAFTTGSDIYFRQGEFKPDTASGIQLLSHELTHVVQQS
- a CDS encoding DMT family transporter produces the protein MTAAKFFTHPLGIFGASVSATLLWGSSYPFIKLSYARLGIGSSDTLQQLLFAGYRFTLAGLLILAYMVIRRESLRYQRGSGGMVSSIAMLQTVLQYTFFYAGLSMSAGVAGAVISGTISFFQIVLAHFIYRDDRISGAKGAGLLVGFIGLLVLGIAKHDGGAGGLHFSAGELLLMAATLFNAFANLLSKRAAATLSVSYINGYQMLLGGIVLSLIAAGGVGWTPFHFDGIGLLMLLHLAVVSALAFTLWNNVMKYNRVGSVSMYLFLIPVFGVLQSALFLHEALSAAVLAALALVSAGIVIVNRGRRQAARTLTEE
- the queD gene encoding 6-carboxytetrahydropterin synthase QueD; this encodes MTYEIPKHIQQFGVDIEEHQLRYHNRRVLVSKEYTFDSAHHLHQYEGKCKSLHGHTYKLQTILSGTTDKRGLTIDFADMKRIAKERIIDKLDHRYLNEVLPPMNTTAENMVVWMYEQMHEALVEEGHYPVVRIEEIRLWETPTSYAAVTRVMMEADEHVG
- a CDS encoding cyclic nucleotide-binding domain-containing protein is translated as MNQTLLRSIGAKFDDRRKLAMMVPVFFLCGIAEMLNYNGYMTLFNQRFGSEYLPYVYGAEAVIMPLEAWFMSWLTSRLSKPQLMRTLFAIMGIIIACNAVVLLIFHLADFSMSAYYPFLFLSSSFVVRQQTILLWSLAVDLCPTQQGKRLMPVFVSSAALGGIAAGLLAQVVSRWLGADAVYMLAPLFMLAGGVNYWKSIAAYLVPLTLKQERSGNRAADEGGLSSADYFKRTFTTPYLLIAVGVMTLMPALYFLMEYVFLNVSRTYYPTEASFGSFFGLITTLLFTAAFLLQLLSARIMNWLGQSNMLPVIAIVFTCGFLLAAITFGTSVIIYALSVGYMFLYLLLYYFAEPANQLFFKLLPIRQRDGYRYVAQGIAASAGILIGALLQALHAGLGMQLQTLAWYGAAGAVCLVGLAYVGRYFYIRELVRSVQQMTDSGHDLDAAFDEFMREGRSALLLGQLLESPNDYSKEIALGLIGRTRDASYLAPLLKLVDDRSARIRIASLRAMNLERAELQALVKVASFLEDPDYEVRAEGVRLLGRASHMSHQAVYFIRLKLLDANPKVVAEAVKALYFLQNEQSFEACYEVIQRYLKEGGEPAVYMCRVIADLGMYSFLQDVEVLLGEFDPAVRAAAIACMGKLQHNEVVPWLLEQLEWAEPALYEVTIEALIDMGGGVIETLLLVIEQSQPKVWSAAVRVLARLMDESQCQEILIPACLSKLAELRKHREIESALLLHERTDRAELARMRLTELMGFVLGGVWLVMARLGEEDVIQSVRRAVEDSDEEIRESGLEALMEGAADKRMSGALITLLEVWQDAAPELPSAEEANVVLRAAAAQQDMWLQLLASEALRQKEEAGMSEHKLMGMLDKVVFLKQVPFFSDLSLEELGYIAGVAVEETHAAGSRLVTASQANAKLGVIVEGTVQLVSGGSQGGVIAELGVRDVFGETSALDGTPATATARASVDVRILSLVGEEMAKLIRLHPEIGIGLLKASLSRVRMLEQAIAGRLPDTESERLRA
- the fdhA gene encoding formaldehyde dehydrogenase, glutathione-independent, whose translation is MSGNRAVVYVESGKVAVRDISYPELILRDGPGVNPLNVGRKCEHGVILKVITTNICGSDQHMVRGRTTAPSGLVLGHEITGEVIEVGRDVEFIKKGDLVSVPFNIACGRCRNCKERNTNVCSNVNPDRPGSAYGYVDMGGWIGGQSEYVMVPYADFQLLKFPDKDRAMEKILDLTMLSDIFPTGYHGAVSAGVRPGSTVYVAGAGPVGLAAAHSAQLLGASVVIVGDLNSERLAQARSFGCETVNLREHPNLAEQIDQILGVPEVDCAIDCVGFEAHGHGKAHGEAPATVLNSIMEVTRAGGRLGIPGLYVTGDPGAVDEDAKIGTLKIRFGLGWAKSHTFVTGQTPVMQYNRELMSAILSGRAQIAKAVNATLISIDQAPAAYAEFDQGASKKFVIDPHGSVRR
- a CDS encoding GyrI-like domain-containing protein, whose product is MNNCSLITKPAINMVGISYCGPYSTFPDEAIRLQSDFLSRKHEINGDVKANVLYSPYFGNEVFATYWACFEAPHLEQLPKGMVQFSIPMRTYAMAVCTNKRIGEGYEQLTAWMNEQNIKKRDNAVSLEIFYIDEHLEEEQVELLIPIDEH